One segment of Methanolinea sp. DNA contains the following:
- the cofD gene encoding 2-phospho-L-lactate transferase has protein sequence MIVLLSGGTGTPKLVQGLREILPDEEIGVVVNTAEDLWISGGFCSPDVDTLLYLFSGILDCRRWWGIAGDTFVTHGELVRLGGDEYIAIGDRDRALHIRRGEMLRDGMTLTEATAALSAILGVRARVLPMADTPVATLVRTKGRTIHFQEYWVRHRGQLRVEEVIRQWDGPARATPEVISTIRESEGVIIGPSNPVTSILPILECEGVKEALREVPVVAVSPFVGDAPVSGPAAALMQARGYSPDSAGTYAIYRDVVDIFVQDVRDRVEVPGAVRADTLMATPAVARELSSLLLSLLREHGKGSPSPADR, from the coding sequence ATGATCGTCCTCCTCTCGGGGGGCACGGGAACCCCAAAGCTCGTCCAGGGACTGCGCGAGATCCTGCCCGACGAGGAGATAGGGGTCGTCGTGAACACGGCAGAGGACCTCTGGATCTCGGGCGGGTTCTGCTCCCCCGACGTCGACACGCTCCTCTACCTCTTTTCGGGGATCCTCGACTGCCGTAGGTGGTGGGGGATCGCGGGCGACACCTTCGTCACCCACGGCGAGCTCGTCAGGCTCGGCGGCGACGAGTACATCGCCATCGGTGACCGTGACAGGGCGCTCCACATCCGGAGGGGGGAGATGCTCCGCGACGGCATGACCCTCACCGAGGCGACGGCTGCCCTCTCCGCCATCCTCGGGGTCAGGGCCCGGGTACTCCCGATGGCAGACACTCCGGTCGCGACACTCGTCCGCACGAAGGGCCGAACAATCCACTTCCAGGAGTACTGGGTCCGCCACCGCGGGCAGCTGCGCGTGGAGGAGGTGATCCGGCAGTGGGACGGCCCTGCCCGTGCGACCCCCGAGGTGATCTCCACGATCCGGGAATCCGAGGGTGTCATCATCGGCCCGAGCAACCCCGTCACGAGCATCCTGCCCATCCTCGAGTGCGAGGGCGTGAAAGAAGCGCTCCGCGAGGTCCCCGTCGTCGCGGTCAGCCCCTTCGTGGGGGATGCCCCCGTGAGCGGCCCTGCCGCCGCCCTGATGCAGGCCCGCGGCTACTCCCCTGACTCGGCGGGGACCTATGCCATCTACCGCGACGTCGTGGATATCTTCGTCCAGGACGTGCGCGACAGGGTCGAAGTCCCGGGGGCGGTCAGGGCAGACACCCTCATGGCAACCCCGGCAGTCGCCCGCGAGCTCTCCTCGCTCCTCCTCTCCCTGCTCCGGGAACACGGGAAGGGATCTCCCTCCCCGGCAGACAGATAG